In Brachypodium distachyon strain Bd21 chromosome 5, Brachypodium_distachyon_v3.0, whole genome shotgun sequence, the genomic window GACTGTTGAATCCCGGTCTGCTGCTGCCCCTGACGGAGTCACAGAAAGAAGGTTCTTGGATACCGTTATCACGGGTACTGGCCTTAAACATGGGCCCAGAACGGCAAATTGCGACGGAACTCGTGCGATATAGGCCCCGCTTCTCGGGTGTATGACCCTAAAGTTAGTTTCCGAAAAATTTAGCCTACAGTTACAGGTCAAGTGTCGTTTCGGAAACATGGGCCTAGGCCTATCATTCATTCCATTGGACCAATAATTCGTTATAGAGATATACAAGCAGAGGAGTCGTGGGCTTTGGCCCATAATCAGACCTGACATGTGAAACTCGCATAATACTTGTCCCAGATTTAGTACCAAAATCAGACCTGATAACTTTCAAAAGCAACAGACGACGCAAAACTACAATAACATTTGCTAATAACGTGCTTCATTTGCTCCAGTGGAACAAGAATTAGGGACCAGTAAATGATTTGTGAAGCAGGTAATCCTAGTAGGGCCGATACTACACAGGAGTCATTGTGCCCTCGAGTTATATTACCACCCAGAGAGTTAAGGGCGGATAACGAGTAGTAATGAAAAGAGCACATGCTCAGCATAGCCTCGAGTGTCCAGTACATGATATACATTTACACCTTTCGCATGAGGAGAAATAGCCGTTGGTCCAGCTCAAGGTTAGCAGCACTTGAAGGATCACCTTTGAGCAACATGAGGAGGCCACCAAAAGATGCATAAGTCTCCCTGAAATGCTAAATTCATTAGAATGCTGCACAAGGTGCATTGCTCAAAGAACTTGGTTGACAACTATTGTAGGATAACATGTACTGTAGCAGACAGTAGGTGTACGTTGCCGATGTACAAATAGGCACTCTGAAATTCATTCTATACATATAAACTGTGCTTACACTGTACCGTGTGATTCACATAACACAACTAGCCCAGCATACATGTGGTTCAAAAAGGAATGTTTTAAGACCTAATCTCCTTCTAAGAAAAGGCCATCTACATAATATCAAGTAATGTTACTCCATCTATAAGAAAATGGACTGCACTTGCAAGGATTTAAGACCTAATCTCcttcctgtaaaaaaaaaactattctCCTTTGTACAAACTATACATAAGGAATACCAAATGTGTAAAACCAAACTCACCAACCAGCCTTCCAAACAGACCATGGCAATGTTTCATCTTGAATAGCATTTGCTTCGAGAGAAAATCAGGGCGACATATGGGGTGCACTAGGGCCTTAGATAATTAGGTGTACTAGTGCACTAAATCGTCAAAAAAAGATAATGAAGTTGGTATTAGGGATTGTCATATTAAATGACGCAGAAGATAATTATTCTGTATTTTCGAAATAATGTACTTCAaagctcaaaaaaaagaaaataaataatgtaCTTCAGCAGCATGTTTATAGGACAAATTCTTCATCAGTAATAAAAGGTAAGAAACCAGTCTCAAGCTAAAGCGCATATCATATACAAAACATATCAAATAATTAATCCTACTAGATAAAAAATGTGTACAAATTCAGTAATCTAAAGTTTAGAGAAGTCATACACTTTAGCAGCTTGACCGCCAGAACTATCCTCTGAGATCTTGTAAAGCTTCCCATGCATGACATAGTCATACTTGTCAGCAAGTGTTTTCCTACCAGCCTGCAAGAAATAGTATAATGTAAGGTTTCTGCACAAATATTCATCACGTAAATAAAAGCCCAAGTGAAACAAGGACAACGTTTGGGCAACTTTGACACATTCTGAGACTCATATTCAGGTAATGCATTTGACATATTATTCCAAGATCAGCTTGTACGAAGAGCAAGTCACATCACCTGTGTATAGTAGCCAGTGTCTGGAGTTCCATCCAGATTCAGCGTAGGAGCTAAAACCATGGTGAATTTGTCACCAGCATGCATTGGATAGACGTAGGTAGCGACATCTAACTGCATGTACATATGAAATTGCTCACTGCGAGCCTCAATGCGATTAACTGCACACGAGTATGATAAGGAAAACATTTGGTTCAATAAACATCTGTATCAACTAAGTTGTACAAGTATAGCAGCGATTTAAGCATTAGCAGTTCTAAACATCTGCTTAGTGCACTACAAAATGGAGAGGTTTAATTGTTAACAGGTTTAGTAGTTACAACAACAAGAGATATACATGAGCAGCGTGAGTTTGCACAGCAAAGCCTGATGCAGGGCTCAAAATTCATCATGCGAAACTGCCAGAGAGAATTTACCTCTGTCGAACTTCTTTCCATCAGGATCGATCCTGTTGACGACGAAGATATCCTCGAAGAGGTGCTCAGCCATTTTTCCTGCCCAAGATGGAGAGCAAGAACTTTACTGACCAGGGGAATtggttcgtggggtgatgcgaggagaaacggtcgggagcgagagagtCGAAGGGGATACcaaccggcggtggcggcgctcgcgcgaggaggaagacgatcgAGGGGGCTGGGCCGCTGGGgtggcgctcggcagcgggatggcgctcgcgcgaggaggaagacgagcgagggGAGGGGGTCtagggcgctcggcagcgagatgggccagaACAGAATGAGGAAGGGGGTGCggcccaagaagaagaaaagggggAACACAGATGGGCTCCGGTCCCCCTAAAAACAACAAAGATGGGCTCCGGTCCGGGAGGGAAAAACAAGTGGGGTGGACAGACCGGCCCGTactacaagtttttttttgtacgaACTCAACGCAGTTTCAGTTAACTTGATGCAACTAGGGATGGCAAAGGTTCTGCTCCCCACCACGAAGTGACTTCTCGTTCCCATCCCGTATCCATTCCCCATCGGGTTTGATGTGGGGATCGATCGGTCCTCGCTAAGAAGATGAAGGTTATTTCTTCAGCTAGCCTAAACGTTCACGACAAATCAAGCGTCAAATAAGAAcacagagaaagaagaagaaccgaTAAATACTCCACGTACGCATACAATGGTTGGAAGCTTGGCCGCGGCAGTTTTCTGGACTCAATTTGACAACTTCAACTTCAACTTCCGTAATGGATCATGCATGTCTCAGGCCCCTCCGGTTCGTGATATTGCAACTCTGCTAATCTTGCAATATAGTCGGCCAAccattctaaaaaaataatatggtCGGCCAACCAAAACCATATGGCGTGTCAGTGTTTGACCAAACACCAAACGTATACGTGCTCTCCATCCTGTGGACAACAACGTAGCCTGTGAGTACTGTTCAAAGCACGGACTCTAGCGGGCTCTAGCCTCTAGCTAGGTGGCGACCGACCGGCCGTCTCGAGAATCCAATTTGACAACTAGGAAGAATCTCGCGACCTAGAGCATACTTCCGTGTGGATATTTCACAACCGACGATGATGACTCCTTTCCGATTCCGACGTACGCCGTCCATTTAGCATTGATCAATCGAAAAGTGGCCAAGTGAGAGCGAACACTCTCTCAGATACTTGAAAGTCGAACACACGTACGGAGCAGTCGACGTGCAATATGCAGTTCAAATTAGTTACAGTACTATAATTGGCCATGACTTCTCGTCGACGTTTTTTTTCCCCGAAAGTTTACTGCTTTGGCTATGTGTACAAGTTCAGATTGAAAGTCTGTTATTCAACCCCCACCCGAGTTCCCCGCGCAcacgcaaaagaaaaagactaCCCCCATTACCCAGAACCATCAAATCCGTTCAACTTCCAATGTAGTGTCGACCATTACTGAAAAATAACCGTACGCATTTTGCTAACTTTGACCTATATTCAGTTGGCAAAACTACTGTTGACCATTACTGAGAAAGAAAACTACTCCCTAGCTATGAAACTCTTGCTACTACGTAGTACTACCAGTAAGTGGGTGCACAGATATTTCCTTGAATTTAACCGTCCACCAAACCGAGTTCACAGCTAATCTTGGTCGATTGTGAAACTCTGGATTACTAGTACTTCTTTTCATAAAGATCTTGTTCTGCCGCAATTGAAGAAGACATCACATCTTATAATTATAAACAAATACAATATCATAACTAGCGAGCTACGTACACCCATGACCCATCCAGCCATGTAGGCATGATTCAGAAAGTTCTGAAAGTCCTCCTAACCTTATCCTTACATGTGTTAGATTTAACAGCGACCGGTCtaattaaaaagaaagaatttgTTAATTAATTCCGCCGACACATAAACTAGGAATAGTTGTACGTACGTGTGGATAGCTAGCCACACGTATTACGTCTTATTACTTGTCTCCGATCAAGaaactcgatcgatcgacatgAGCAGGCGCGGTGCCACGGCAACTAGAAGTGCGCACGTACATTACGTTACCCTGCGTGACTCGTCAGACGTCCACAAGGggcccgccggccggccgggcacGTATGCAGGCCTCTCAGAGCTACGGTTCGACAGTATAAAAGCAAAGCACAACGCCCGTGCATTTTCCTTCAACGATTCCTCGTGCCAGCATCAAAACCAAGCACACTCTCTAGCTAGATCGATTAGAACGTATATATACTGCGTGTACAACATGGCCAGGTCGTCTCTCCTATCGGCgccggccgtggccgtggccacAGCGGCGATTGCCATTGCATGCTTGGCGACGTGCTCgagcgcggccgccggcggcggcaattTCTACGAGAACTTCGTGGTGGCGTGGGGCGACGACCCTGACCCCGGGCGGCGCGTGGAGGTCCTCGACGGCGGGCGAGTCGTGACGCTCACCCTCAACAACGTCTCCGGCGGCTCCGGGTTCCAGTCCAAGGACGCCTTCCTCTTCGGCGAgttcaccatgcccatgaagCTCGTGCCCGGCGACTCCGCCGGCACCGTCACCACCTTCTACGTAAGACCACACCTCGAACTTAATTACACATTTCCTTCAAAGATCATGCATGCCGGCACGCAAAATACGAGAAACTTGCACACGTAGAACTGAAAGTACTCCACTACATACTGGTTTGTCGCGCTGGATATGAGTGTTTTGACTGACTGATCTGCGTTGCTTAATTTGCTGTTGCGTGATCTTTTTGCATGCAGTTAACATCGAAGGATCCGACGGCGGAGGGGGACGGGCACGACGAGATCGACTTCGAGTTCCTGGGGAACGTCAGCGGGGAGCCGTACGTGATGCAGACCAACGTGTTCGCGCGGGGTGTGGGGAACCGGGAGCAGCGGTTCTACCTGTGGTTCGACCCCACGGCGGATTTCCACAACTACACCATCCTCTGGAACCCTCTCAACATCATGTAAGTACGTACAGTACGTGTTAGTTAAGCAACTAACGTGTCCGCCGTGCATGCACACGCATCTGTATCGTATTGTTGCTCGGTTCCGTATCATATCTAACCTTGTGTTGATGGGCAACGCTAATAGCTGGAAAGAAGAAGACGTGAATTGCAGACAAGCACACGGAGACCATACACGAAAGAACAAAATTACAGTCGCCCCACTAGTTTAGTGTTTACCTCACGAGCAGAACCCATGACGGGCCAGATTACTGGGCTTTTGTTAGGCCTTCGCGCATAAGGCTTTTCTGGCCAAATTATTGGGCTTTTGTTAGGCCTGttcttgatttttatttttgccgaTTGCGCTAAAGAAACATGTTGCACTCCTAAAAAAAGTAGGGAATATAAaacagttttgctattttaaaacaagatttcaagaaaaaaaatactcaaaATAAGAATTAGTAGGAAAAACAAactttttgctaaaaaatcaATTAAAGGAGCTCAGCTCCAGATttcatcaaaataaataatacctcctccgtttcataattcttgtcgaaatattacatgtacctagatacatccattttggacaaatttgagataagaattatgaaacggaggtagtagataATAGAAATGTGACATTTACTAAGGAAACAATCATGCTATAAGAACCTTCACTGTCGGTTTGGAGCATAAAAATCTGGAGAATCGAACAGCAACTTACCCGTACTTCTTTTACTGGTTCTAGGATTCTAGGAGATGACATAGTTTTGTGGAGACTATATATACAGTCAAATCATTCTAACGCTTCTCCGGAGAAGAGTGCTTAATTAGCCGCATCCGCATATTTCGAGACATGAGCACATGCACCAACTAAGTTAACGTGAGGAGCCACATGAGAAGCCTGCAGAGTTTAACGTGTGTCAACGTAGCCTCTAAACAAGAACGTCTAGGATAGGAGCCAATACTAGCACGCCAAGTCAAATGCATGCTAGATTCTGCCAAAACGGTCCCAAACATCTGAATCGAATCGCGGGGAAATTTAATAACCAAAGCCAGTTGGCTCGTTCATGCACTCCTACTGACTTCTTAAAATTTCTCTCCAAATCACAGCGAGTCTCCTGGATCCCACCAAACAGAGCCTAACATTGTGTGTTATCTTCGTTTTGcttgaaaaatgaaaatcctGTGTTTCAGTTTCTCGGTGGACGGCGTGGCGGTGCGGGTGTTCAGGAACCACGAGCGCCACGGCGTGCCGTACCTGAGCGGGCAGGCGATGAAGGTGCACGCGACCATCTGGAACGACGACACCTGGGTGACCATGGGCGGGCGGGTCAAGACGGACTGGTCCCACGCGCCCTTCGTCGCAGCCTACGGGGCATACTCCGCCACCGCCTGcgtctcctcgccggcggcggagaccaGCGACGAAGGCGGCGGATCTGACTGCGAcggcgccgcggaggaggagacttCGTCGTGGATGGCGCGGCGGCTTGGGCCCGACGGGGAGCGCGCGGTGGCGTGGGCCAGGGAGAAGTACATGGTGATGGACTACTGCGACGACCCCTGGCACCTGGGCCGGCCCGCCGAGTGCGACATCGACCGCCGAGTCTGATTGATTGGCTGATCGTTGTTAATTGTTCCCCGTCGACCGGCCATGGCCATGTACACGTGTCATCCAGGGCGGATCTCGTCGGTCCATGGCGGTGTTTTGGTTTGGTTAATACCGATTCCTGCTCTGCTCGGTCGCGACGCTGAAACGTGACGTGCACCGTGTACATATATTCTCACGTATATAGTTGTAAACTTTGTAATCCGTACCCGGCCGGCTCGTGTCATTGGAGCATACGTACAGACGATGCTGAGACAATGCTAATCATAAATGTTTTgttactactccttccgtttcataaagatagGACGAACAATTTCGGAACACCTGTTTTCACCTCACAGATGCACCGCGCGCGTGGTTCGCATGCAAAGCAAACTCGCGCGGAAGCAGAACCCAAAGCAGATCGACAACAGATTGGCTGCGTGCGCTCCGGCGCGGGTAAACGTGCATGCGTGTATGTGCACTACTCTCGCATGCAAAGCAAACTAGAGTACCACGTTTTCACAGAACAAGCGGgacggccgccggccggagaGATCACCAATAGTCATAAACTAATCAGACCCAACCGCAAACAACAGGGGTCGTGGCGCCTGCTCGGCGCGCACGCCGGCATTTTGGAGGTGCccgcgcgccggccgcggctACTGCGATGTCAAATATATGGGAAAATAAATGCTAAAAATCTAGGAGTATTTCAAAGTTATGCTTCCTGCCATCGATCCGTATCATAGTCATCGTGCAATACAAAAGAAATATTACTGTCGGCCATCATCTTATATGGTAACGACATAATTATgatataataaaaaaaaattaacgaTCGTGCCATCCTTTTTCGATCATTGCAGAGAGATCACAAAGCGTTTTGCAACACTTCTGAAATTGCAATGAGCCAAATATGCGTGGTAGTATACGCTAACAGTTCCCACGCACGAAGCAGCCCTTGGTTACCTATAAAGGACCTGGCAACACCTCCGACTCTTGAGTCTCGACCAAACACGGTACAGAACACAACCAAGAGTCCAAGCCAATATCTGCACGGGCACAGACGAACTCTGGCAACCATGGCCGTGGACCTCATGGCCCAGCCCTGCGCTCACCTCTTCCGCCACGGCCCCTTCGAGTCGCTGCCCACTGCCGGCGAG contains:
- the LOC100842614 gene encoding DNA-directed RNA polymerases II, IV and V subunit 8B; translation: MAEHLFEDIFVVNRIDPDGKKFDRVNRIEARSEQFHMYMQLDVATYVYPMHAGDKFTMVLAPTLNLDGTPDTGYYTQAGRKTLADKYDYVMHGKLYKISEDSSGGQAAKVETYASFGGLLMLLKGDPSSAANLELDQRLFLLMRKV
- the LOC100842523 gene encoding putative xyloglucan endotransglucosylase/hydrolase protein 13 encodes the protein MARSSLLSAPAVAVATAAIAIACLATCSSAAAGGGNFYENFVVAWGDDPDPGRRVEVLDGGRVVTLTLNNVSGGSGFQSKDAFLFGEFTMPMKLVPGDSAGTVTTFYLTSKDPTAEGDGHDEIDFEFLGNVSGEPYVMQTNVFARGVGNREQRFYLWFDPTADFHNYTILWNPLNIIFSVDGVAVRVFRNHERHGVPYLSGQAMKVHATIWNDDTWVTMGGRVKTDWSHAPFVAAYGAYSATACVSSPAAETSDEGGGSDCDGAAEEETSSWMARRLGPDGERAVAWAREKYMVMDYCDDPWHLGRPAECDIDRRV